The genomic DNA GGGTAGGCAGCGGGGGGTTAGGGCGTCAAGGGGCTTcaggggaggcagtggggggaggaggcGTTGTGGGCggcaggggggcagtgggggtAGGGGGCATTGGGGTGCGTTGGGGAGGCGGGAGTGGGCAgtggggggggtggcagggtatcggtggggggagggtgcgtcggcgggggggggggcggtgtagGGAGAGGGTGTGAGGGGTTGTTGGGGGAGGCGGCAGGGGTAGGGGGCGGGTAGGGGCGGCGAGGGgggccggtgggggagggggcgtcaGGGTGCATCAGGGAgtcggcggggggagggggcggcggggggagggggcgtcaggggtggggagggggcgtcGGGGGGGGGCAGGTGTTTGGGGAGGGTGCGTCGGGGGAGGCAGCGGGGGTAAGGGGTGTTGGGGATggcggggggggcggtggggggagggagtgtcGGTGCATcgggagagggggcggggggagggggcagcgggggggggcagcggggtcagtggagggagggggcatgggggaggggtgtcgGGGGGCGTCAGGggaggcggcggggggaggggggcgggggcgtcGGGTGGAGTAAGATTTTGTTTAAAAGCAACAACATTTACTCCCTGAAGTAGGAGGATTTCTAGATCTTTCCATGACATCTGAATCGAACAATTCTTACTTTTAGAGAATCGGAAAGGGGGATGACTCCCATATTCTCCCAGCATGTTTAAGGACAGGCTGGCAGGAAGAAAAGAATCCCAGGCTACAGTAGGGGCCAAAGGAAAGattggaaggtggggagggggaaaccACTGGCTGtcgaaaaataacaaaaaatcagATCCCCACTTTTCCATTCAGGACTTGAAGGCTCAGGGCAGGGCACTCAGGCCGAGCCTCACCCTCACTTATTTATACCAACTCTGAGTACAGTCACCAGTGAGCAGAAGGGAAGTGTACCAGGCGCTAGTTAGAGGCCAAGTGAGTACCCTGAATGAGAAATGAGGACCAAAACAGCCCATGAAGGAGAGGGCTCCACACAACTCTCAGTTGGATGCCCCCCTGAGGGGGACAGGGTGTAAAGAACTACTTTACTTCTTCCTCTAGGGTCTTTGGCTTTGGTCTGAGGTATCGACTTCATGGCAATAGAATAGACGAGACCCAGGACTGGTCAAGAGTTTTCAGGATGATCCTGAATGTAAACTTGGAACACCCCCAGAACGCAGAAGAGAGGCTCCCCACTGGCAGCCCCTGGTGTCACCCCAGTATACCCCAGGCAGGGTTGGCAGACTATACTCTAAGGTTCCCTCTAACTTCCTCCATAGAATTCTCTGGGAACAGGCTGATGAGAACAGGAGCCTCGTGGGTTCCTGGAGCAGGGCCCTCTGATAAGCCCCCAGAGGCAGCCTTGGTTAAAGCCAGGGAGGAATCTCCCTGATGAAGGTGCTCACGTCACTTCATTCTCCCTCATCCAGGGATCCGCATCTCCTGATCCCGTTTCTACGCCTGCCTCCTGTGCCTGACCGAGGTGCCATCATGCCTCGGAGACACAAGAGTAAGTCCAAGGCTCGTAACAGACGCCGCCAGGCTCAAGGTGAAGCTCAGGGTTGTGAAGATGCTCAGGCCAAAGCAGCAGCGGAAGCGGAGTCCACTCCCTCCTCCGCTGCTCAGGGCGAAGATACTACCCAGAGTGTGCCCACTACTGGGTCAAGTGGCGCTTCTCAGCGGCGTAGAAGAAGAGCAAGAACCGCCGCCGCTACTGCTGCAGCCGTTCCTAGCACTAAATCTGATGAAGAATCCAACAACCAAGAGGAGGAAAGGGTGAACCCCTACGAGGCCCCATTCTACGTTGAACGCCCAGGCGAAGATTCTCTGATCAGGAAGCCTGGCTTGCTGGAGCAGTACCTTCTGTACAGGTTTAAGATGAAGCAGCCCATTCTGAAGCAAGACATGCTGAAGATTATCGGCCCAAATTATGAAGAGCATTTTCCCGACATCCTCAAGAAAGCTGCTGAGCGCATTGAGATCGTCTTCGCCGTCGACCTACAGGAAATCGACTCGACTAGATACGACCTCGTCAGCAAACTCCAACTCCCCAACAACGGGAGGGTGCGTGCTGGCAGAGGGTTACCCAAGACCGGTCTCCTGATGAATATCCTGGGACTGATCTTCATGAAAGGCAACTGTGCTCCTGAGGAAGACATCTGGAAATTCCTGGGTCTGATGCGAGTGTATCCTGGGAGGAAGCACTTCATCTTCGGGGAGCCCAGGAAGCTCCTCACCAAAGATTTGGTGAGGCTGCAGTATCTCGAGTACCGCCAGGTGGCCAACAGTGATCCTCCACGCCATGAGTTCCTGTGGGGCCCAAACGCCCTAGCTGAAACCACCAAGATGAAAGTCCTGCAATTCTTGTCGAAAGTCAACAATACCGTCCCTACTGCTTTCCCGTCCTATTATGAAGAGGCTCTgcgggaagaggaagagagaggccagGCCAGAGGCGCAACCGGGGCTGGCGCTACCGCCAGAGTCCTCATACCTTCCAGCATCATGGCCAGGAGTATCTTCCCACCTCTGCTGAGAACCGAGGCTTCTAATCCTTTTGACGAGATAATACAAGGTCGCAGTAAGAATTAGATTATTAGCAATGTGAAAGAATCTCACAGTAAAATAGTTAAGGatgagagaatagaaaaaaaaaatttaaacatggtCAATCCagtttttcttgttccttttagGCGTTAGTTTTACACAAGTTACTATGTTTTAGTTTTAAATGATTTAGACTTCAAGTTTGCTCAATAAAGATGAATTACATCTTAATTCATACTTCAACTTTGTTcaataaagataaattaaatcttaaattatACAGTGTGTTTACTGACTCTTTTGTTCATCACACATGGAGTATCTGCTCACCGGAAAGCTCGGTTTAGCACTGCAGATGCTGATATAAAGGAATCCAGTCTCTACTCATAGAATTTTAGAGCCTTTGAGCCACACTCACACAAGCAAGATGCCCAGATACCCTCTCTGGCCTGTAAGTAGAGTAAAAAGAAcgagagaggaggagggtggtCCTTATGAGAACAATTAAGTGGAAATTTCCTAAGCAACACAACTTGGGACTTTAGGAACCTGCTAGTCTTCAGGGGGATGTAATTCTCATTTACAGTATGTGGTGCACACAGTTGAGGCTGTGGAATTACTAGGGAGAGGCCAGTTCCTTCAACAGTACATGTCAGAATTGAGAGAGAAAACCCAGTGTTAGTCTGCTTAGGCTGCTACAACAACATACCATGGagtgggtggcttcaacaacaaacattttcacatttctggaggctgggaagttcacaatcaagatgccagcaggtttgatttctggtgagagctctctttctaGGTTAAAGACTGCCACCTTCTCCATGTATCCTCATGTGGCATACAGAGAAAATTCTGGTTTCTCTTGCTCTTAGGAGAACACTAATCACATCACGGGTGCTCTCTCCTCAGGGCCTCATCTAAACCGAATTACCTCCCCAAGACTGCACCTCCAATTACATTCACATTgggtgttagggcttcaacatatgaactttggTGAGTGGGGACACATTCAGTCTGTAATAAAAAATTGGTGCTATGAGTTATTTTGGGATTATGGATGGGTAAACCAAAGAGAAATCTCCACCCCGGGGCAGAAAAGGAAGGGGTCCTTTGTTCTTATTCCAGTGCAGATGAGTACAGTGTGCATGCTATGTGATCTAGGCACGACATCTTCATGGAGTTTCTCAGAAATAAGGGTGATGCCCACCTTCAGGTGAGACGCTGTGCTGTGCTGTCACTGTGCTGGCACTGTTTGCCTGGAGTTGGGAGAGCCACAGCCTGTTCCATTAAAAGGCCATTTTAATTAGATTATCATGGATACAATTTGGCAGACTAAGCAAGGGCTTGCTTTTGTTGAGGGTGTAATAATGAATGTCAACAGAGGTCATATGGAtggaagggcacctgggagggATGGGAAAACTTGTACCTTGACACAAATTCTAGGAACTTGACTGGTATCCAAATGAGAAAGACAACTCTGTGCCTGAATTAAATGACAGGTGATCTAATGGGGAAAATTTAGTTCATTTTACTAGGTCAGGTAAATTTGTGGCTGATTCTTTGTCCAAGAATACTGCGTATTCTCTGAcacttcctaaattaaaaaaaaaaaatacaagggagGTGGATGATATCATTTGGgatcaaaatattaatttccatTCCTTCAAATATTGGGTAATACTTGCTAATCATCTTATCATGTGGTTACATATATACATTCCAACAATCCTGTAAGATAGGCCTTACCAAACTCACTTGGAGGATAAAAACAGGCAATTTTCTCAACTTCGCAAGAATGGTCACTACCAGAGCTGGAACTAGATCCTTGGTTTGAATTCGCCTAGAGGCCACATCGTTCGCCTTCTCCCCACCCGAGGCAGACCTTCCGCCTCTTAATTCGTTTACTCACTCACTCTTCCAAAATGTTTCTCAGACAGTATAAAGGCACTTGAAACCAAATTACTAAAAGCAGGCCTgttgaagggaagggaaacatgAGAATAAGTCATAATTTGGGGATTGTCCTCGGGTCTCCTTTTCCTAAGATCCTACTGAGAACTAATTCTGTCCAGGGCCTAGTACTGTGTCCAGTTCTAGCACCTTCCATCATTGGAGAACCCTTCATCTGGGACTTCCTAAGTCTGCCCTCCTTCCAAATCTGGAACCTGACCTGCTGACCAATTCTTCACTTTGGCCTCCTCGGATGGCTGCACTCCATTATTAGCAGACCTGAAAACCTGCATCACCTGCTCTAGCCCTGCCTTAGAGCATTCCAACTCCCTGGTGGTCACCTCCTTCACCACGgatatatatcattttaatatatctgTTTATGTGGTAATATGGAGATcgtcatttctctctctctcaacacaccAGACATTGCCTTCTCCAAAAGTTAAGCCTTCTAATAGATGGTTTAAATAGCTTCTTACTGTAAATTTATGAGGAATTTTCTTGACACACTTATTAACGTGTCAAGTTTACAAGTAGAAGCTTTTAAGCTTTGTGAATCAAATTGGAAAACCTTCCCGATTATTGTGGATCCAGAACATGACAACATGGCATTGGAATAGATGTTACTTTATAACATAACTCAGCAGTAAAATTATTTGAGtccataaaaggcaaaaaaaagtaaaagattatcAACTTCTATCTTCCCGTTCAGTAAAATTTAACAACACATAGCTGGATTTGCTTAAGAATTTACAAGAAATTAAATCTCAATCAATTGGCTAATATACTCATTGACCCATTTATTCCCTTAATATTAATCAGGCATCTGCTCTTGGGAACACACTGTGCTATTGCTGGGGATGCTCAGATTTGGGAAAAGGGAGTGTCTGGGAGTAGTAATATTAGAAGGGCGATAGTAAGATATTGTAGTAAACCAGAGGTGTTTACACCAGAATGAGGGTGTTGGAGTCCAGATGAACATGGGGAGGTAGCAGTTAGGAGCAAATGGTGCAGATATGTTTGGGAAAGTGCAGGTTTCTTTGGTGAGACTGAAGTTTAGGTTTAACAATATGAAGTAAGACTGTGGGAATGGAAACAAGGGCCGAAGGACTGAGAGATTTCAGCTGGGAGTGAAAATGGCTCCTGAATCCTGGATACGCTAGAAAGAAACTTCCCACAGGTAAAGGTCAAATAGGCGTTCTGGGCCCCTTTTCGCTGCATGTGAGCACTTTGCAAAGCATTACCTATATCTTATGCCCAAACAAAAACCTGCACAGCTTTTGGTAAGTTTTCTTATCATTTCACTTCattcaaaacagtttttaaatttctcttgaattttcattttttagtcaTGTGTTATTTACTAGTGTTTTATTTAATCTCAATGTTTTGGGAATTTTCCAGTCATCATTTTGGTAATGgattctagtttaattccattattgTCTGACATAGAAACTACATGATTTCTATTCTTATATATTTGTTagatgtgttttatggcccagaatgtagTCTAGGTTGGGGAGTGCCCCATGTGGGCTTGATAGGAATGTGTACTCTGCACTTAGATAAGGAAGTCTAGAGATGTTAATCATGTCTGATTGACTTAGGATGTTAATGAGTTCCACTATATCCCtatgattttctgcctgctggatcttCACATTTCTGAGAGAAGGTTGTAGAAGTCTCCGACTATTATAATGGATTCAACTACTTTCTCTTACAATTTTTGCCTCTCACACTTTGATGTTCTGTTGTGAGGCACATACCTATTAAACACTGCTGTGTCATCTTAAAGAACTGACACCTTGGTCATTAGGCACTGCCCTTCTCCATCCCTGATAACTTTGCTTGATCTGAGCTTGGCTCTGTGTGAAATTAATATACCTACCCCCATTTTCCTTTGATTAATATTACCGTGGTCTATCTTTCTCTATTCCTTTGCTTTCAatgtatgtgtctttatatttaaagtgggtttgtTATAAACAACACATAGATGATATTTCTTTCTTGGTTCATACTGATATCCTGTCCTTTAATTGGTATCTTCAGATTGTTGATATTCCATTCAAGGTTATTACTGATATGACtagattaatatctaccatatttgctgatcctttcctgtttttatatttttgacttacgctctttttctaccttttgtgattttttacattaatttacttaattgggggaatcatttcacaatatatatgtataccaagACATCTCATtgcaaacattaaataaatgcaatGTGTATCTGTCATTCACACCTCAGTAAAAGTggaaaaaactggggcacctgggtggctcagtcagttaagcacctgactcctgattttggctcaggtcatgatctcacagttcatgagatcaagcctcacatcaggatccgcactgatggtgtggagcttgcttgggattctctcgctccctctctctgcccctcccctctgctcatgctctctctcaaaataaataaaactttgaaaattttttaaatggaaaaaattactcgaacattttatatgattccgtTTTCTCTCCATTCTTAGCATATtgattcttttcacttttttaaacattttttcagggTTGCCCTAGTGTTTACgatatatatttacaatgaatACAAGCTCACTTTGAAATAACACTATACGACTCTATAGATAGTGCAAGTAGCTTATATAATCACAAAGTATTCTTAATTCCTGTCTCCTATCCCTTATTTCatttctgtcattcatttcatttatatataagttATAATAATCAAATACACCATGGTTGTTATTAATTCAAACAAATTGCTACCTGGTTAAGAATGAGgagaaataagttttattttacctccacttatttcttctctaatcctcTTCCTCTTTTAATATACAtcctatatccttttttttttaaacacacttctttgaccatttttttgCTACATGGTTCTAATGGCAACAAATCCCCTCCATGTTTGATTGTCTGAGAAAGCACTTCTTCacttttgaagtataattttgcAGGATATAAAGTTTTAGATtggttgttttcttctctagacaCTTTAAACATCTCCCTACATTCTTCACCTGTTTGTATGGTTTCTGCGAAATAGTCACATGTAGTTCTCATATTTGCTCCTCTAAAGGTAGGTTGCTTTTCCTCGGGCTTCtatgaaaaattttcttttatctttgattttctgcagtttgagtATTATATGCTATAATGTGTAGGTTTCTACCACCAAGCAAGTCCCCAATTTGCCTCAAGTCTGACACTATCTGTCTTGAGGATGCATAAGATCTCCCAGGTTAAGGGATCAGTCCACACAAGACTGCCCCCACAACAGATAACAATCACAAGTCCGAGGATACTAGTTGTACTTGTGACCTATAGGCCACAAAGTTCAAAGGTGATTCTCATTTCCGCACCTCCATTAACAAGACAGGATGGCTATGTACGACTGAAgttgtttattttccttgtccCACGTGGAAGGCTAGAGAAGGCTAGAGTGGAGTGTCTCCTTTAACCCAGATCAGCTGAGCTCTGACAAAACCCCAATAGGTTCAACTTGTATAATATAGTTTCTTCTGAGGACAGGTCTTTTTGAGAACGGAGCAGTCTGGCATATTTCAAATGAATACTTTTCTCTCCCTGCTAGAAGCGAAAGGAGACTTTTTATCTTCATGGTGGAAATCTGTAGAGCTCCTGAAGTAATACTCACCATGTGCAGAGTCTTAAACTCTCAGACTTTTCTACAAAGAGACTCCGGAAATTTCTCAATTATAATTCAGGTTTTCCTACCCTGGTACTGGTTCCCATGGAGGTTTCTCCTCTGCTAAGTTCTGATTCTCTGTACTGACCTATTTGTCTCTCCACTTGGTGGGGGGCGGTAGCATGTCCTGTGGTCTCACTTCATGGGTAGATCTAagatttgttgatttttcagtgtcTTCACCTTTACTTGTTGTTAGGATGGAATGATGACTTCGAAACTCCTTACATGACAGATAAGAAATTGGAACTCCATTATTTCCTCAGTTAttctttctgcccccttctctcctgAGACTCCTATTACATTATGCTTTTATAATTGATTGTGTTCCATAAGTCTGTTAAGTGCTGTTCATTTTCCttaattatgttttcctttttctgaggaGTTTACCCCAATTCCTCAGACCGGATAATCTCAACTGACctatcttcaagtttactgaGTCCTTCCTTTGCCTTCTCAAATCTCCTGCTGAATCCctacagtgtatttttcatttccgTTAGCGTTCTTTGCAACTCCCAAATTTCCATATGGTTCCTTTTAACAATTTCTCTATCTTGGTTGATATTCCTTACTTGGTGAGACTTAATTCTCACAGTTTCCTTTAGTTTATTGTAGATGATATCCTTTATTTCTtggataatatttaaaatagttgatttaaggtctttgtctagtaagtccaATCTTTGGGCTTCCTCCTGCACAGATTCTACTGATGTCATCTCCCCCCACACCTCGTTATTTCATCGCACATCTCAAAATTTTTTGGGAAAACTAAACATTTCAAATGTTATAATGCGTCAGCTTTAGAATCAGATTCTTTTCCattcatgctttatttttcttcatgaattcTGTCAACAAACTTTTTAAGATCTGTGTTCATTGCTATGTGTGACCACTGATATCTCTGATCAATTCGTTCATATGCCAGCTGGTAATTTGGCAAAGATTTCCTTAATGACCTTCATTCTCTGCAGATGGGCTCTGTGTTTGTATTGGAGTATGCCTTCTTCATCAGCTGGATGGCTTACAACTTTGCCTATACTTCTGCATCCaaagaacctaaatgtgagagccTCAAGTAAGAGACTAGggcctttcagttttattttttgacaggACCTCCTGGAATTCAGATGATCACCCAGACTTCCAGGAATATGTCATAGCTTTGTGAAGTCTCCTTTCCCCCCCAGGTATTTTACTCCTCAACTCTTCCAGGGTTTTTATTGTTTGCCCCAACTGTTATCCACTGCCATCCATAAGCATGAGTGGCTAATGCATTTATCTTTACATGTTTTTGACAAACACTCCCTAGAAAATGACTCCACCCTGGGCAAGTTCTGAGTTAGGAGTAATGAAAGGAGTCCTTTGAACTCATCCTTCAGAGACACACTAAACAGGCCAAAACAAGGATAATTCCCAGAGAACAATGACCTTTCTGCCCTCTCTGCCACAAGGGACCCATATCTGGAAAGTGAGCTCCCATCCTCAAGGCTACCATTGATTGGGGGAGCCAGGCATGTAGTAAGTAAAAATTCCACAAAGGTCTCTTACCAAGAGTCAGCTACCTTTTCCTGATTTCCCATGGCTGTTGGAAATCTATGATTCACTTTCAGAGTTCTGATAAAGTTGATTCTGACAGTTTTTACcagtttattagatttttttttttcagaatagatTTTTAGAGTTCTCTAGTCGACTACTTTCATGGATTTAACTCCATTCCCCTGTTTTTAAGGACAAACATCCTTAACTTCTACAATTGCCAATTGTTTCATAATATGTATGTTACTTTCTTCCACATGTTTTAAGTGGGAATGGTGGAAGGCTTGTATATATTGctggccaaaggaaaaaaaaaaaagtgactgaaTATGATTAGGGTTAAATAAGATTTTGAACAACTTAATAGTAAAGGCTTTCATGATGGATTTTTGGTTCTTCAATACTCTGGCCTCATTGAATTAATccttaaaaaggcaaaaattgtttaaaaattattttttcaataatgtttACATCATATACCATTTCTAAgtgcttttttaaataaaatgataaattctttctgtgacttatttttttcatctgcttTAATGTTGGGTTAGTGAgggaacttttctttttcatacagACACGATAAATGCACAGCTAAGTGGTTTGCAAAATGTCACACAAAATTAGTAATGacattaatattataatttttatccaTAATTACACAGCCTAAAGAATCATGAACTCATTCATTTCCTTAGGAATCTATGGATACAGCTACAGGCTGACCACAGACAGATTGTGCGACAAAAGTAACCTCTCCACAAGGTAACTTATATAtaactattagaaaataaaacattgaaaaatactgATTTCGATAAAACTCCTTTGGTATGTTAAGGTTCATGCGTGCATGCATGCCAGATAATAAAACAGTAAGAGGATACCCATTCTTACAAAGAATGCATATAATGAATACTGATGGGAGTCTCATGAGAATTAATATGTACAGTTGCTTTCTCTGCATGAAAAAGCGGTTTGCGAAAACTGATATTTAAAGCACAATACTCAAATACTGTGTGAGTCCAAGCCACCCGCTATCCATGAAAACAATAATGCTCTTAAAGTggtatttggaaatttaaaagttTGGCATGTCAGTATTGTAGAGTTCACATTATActaagattatcttttttttaattaaatgttactAGTTCATAACATGGTCCAGTGGTGTATAAAATTTCTTCAAGACAAACAATGTTTTTGGACCAGTGGATGACACAGATGCTCACATCTCTTCCTTTACCTGTCACTCATATGACTTATTAAGCACACTTTCAAACCCTCATGCATTTTGTAAATAAGAGTTAATCACTTTTTGATTTACAGTTTGCTTAGCACAAATTCTCATACATAGTGAGGTGGGAAATCTTCAAATAATTACAGCAAtctaagaataaatgaattccttaatttaataaaatttttaaaagaaatgccacattattctttacaaaataaaagtacTGTATTACAAAGGCTGTGCAttatgtgttattatttttattaaaccatCCCAAACACAGAGTACAAATTGTATTTTTGTAgattaaaatgattatatttaattgagttaaatttttatatgattatttagcctaaaaataaaacagcattgCAGGgctaaaataataaaggaaaggatgatttatgatcttttattttgtattgactttgctagaatattttgaaaataacacaAGTACCACAAATGAAAATGTCattagtttatttgagagacagagaaagagagacagtgagcataaacaggggagaggggcggagggagggagggagggagggaggaggggaggaagggagggagggagggagggagggagagagagagagagagagagagaatatcttaaggaggctccatgctcagcaaagagccccatccagagcttgatcccattaccctgagatcatgacctgagcagaaatcaagagttggacaatcgactgagccatctaggtgcccccatttaattattttaaacagtaATTGACAGTGGTCCCAATAGACCTCAAAGGGCTGATACTTAatttgaacaaagaaaattaaatgatgtaAATTCCCCTTGGAAGGATACCTCTATTATTATGAGTATGAAGTACAGCATCAAGCATATTATCCATAGTCAATAAATGTTCGAAAATAGGCACATCAATTAATTAACTGCATTACACATTCAATTATACTTGGCATTACTGAAATGAATCACATTCTATTGGAAATTAGTTATTTCTGTATGGGATTTGTGTTCATTCTTTTAATCAGAATATAAACTTAATCATCACATCACATTATCCTTTCAAGCCAGGTAAGAGAAAAATACTATGTAAAGCAAATGACTACGATACCTTTGAATTTTCACCACAGATATCCATGGGACGTGAGAAGTGAAAGGGACCATAAAGGTCCTAAAAAGTGCTTACATTCCACATCGCCTCTTTGACTTGGTGTATTCTTTAAAATCAAGCTGGATGGACAACTACAAAAACCCATTCAAGAAGCTAAGGAAacaaatgatttcaaaattatGGTTACGGACAGCAAGGTCAGTGTTCAGGTAAcaaaactgattttcaaaaaatctttCAATGTGAGACAAGAGTGATGACTATTTACATCAATTCCACTTACTGCTTTCGACTATCTAGTTCTAAAATGCCAAAGAGGTTTCTGCTGAAAGACgttactttcttttcctcttttcaagtGAAGGGGAGCTGAATGTGCCATACCAAAACTTATCTCTTTGTcaaaaggattattttgagctaattattttttatgaaattgaGACACAGAAGTAGTTCTGAAAACTAATTAAAAGCTACTCTTTTGTAGTAGACATTTACAAGGGAAACCCCtatttgtaagggtgtctccctttctgtaccTGGAAGAGGGGGGATTCTAAACCTCTAGAAACTCATTATCACTGGAGAAAGAAAGGGTGTAAACTGGGCTAAGAACCATAACCTTTATTTGGGTTCTTGTCTTTGTAACCACCCATaactgccttctcctcctccacccttCACAATatgttcttttgtctttaaaaattttttttattattatgtttatgtttttagagagagacagacagagtgtgagtgggggaagggcagagagagagggagacacagaatccgaagcaagcacagagcccgacatggggcttgaacccatgagtgtgagatcatgacctgagccaatggcaggggcttaactgactaagccacccaggcgtgtctaaacttttttaaatattaagttactaaactttatttttctcctgttaatctgctttttctcctgttaacaTGTCCTTCATTTGGGTTCTCAGCTAAGAACACAGAAGGATATATAGTGAAGTCActtttcctcacctgaaaaagtGTATTAAAACACACAGTTCATCACAGATGtcattttgctcattttgttttacTGCTTTGTAAGCATTATT from Leopardus geoffroyi isolate Oge1 chromosome X, O.geoffroyi_Oge1_pat1.0, whole genome shotgun sequence includes the following:
- the LOC123594135 gene encoding melanoma-associated antigen B5-like, yielding MPRRHKSKSKARNRRRQAQGEAQGCEDAQAKAAAEAESTPSSAAQGEDTTQSVPTTGSSGASQRRRRRARTAAATAAAVPSTKSDEESNNQEEERVNPYEAPFYVERPGEDSLIRKPGLLEQYLLYRFKMKQPILKQDMLKIIGPNYEEHFPDILKKAAERIEIVFAVDLQEIDSTRYDLVSKLQLPNNGRVRAGRGLPKTGLLMNILGLIFMKGNCAPEEDIWKFLGLMRVYPGRKHFIFGEPRKLLTKDLVRLQYLEYRQVANSDPPRHEFLWGPNALAETTKMKVLQFLSKVNNTVPTAFPSYYEEALREEEERGQARGATGAGATARVLIPSSIMARSIFPPLLRTEASNPFDEIIQGRSKN